The genomic segment GCGCGACTGCGAAATTGCCGCCGTGTACGTGAAGCAGGGAGACCGCGTGGCGGCGAAGGATCTGCTGATCGAACTGAAGGGAACGGATTGACAGCAGGCACAGCGCTAGCGTCCATGCTGGTCGCCAGCGCTTTGCATTGAGGACCCTGGGGCAATCACGCGATTGCCCCAGGGTTCTTTCGTTTCAGGCGTTGTCAGCGTTGGTGACACGGACGACTCGCTACTCGCTACGTCTCCCAATACCCTCATCCAGTCCTGATCACCAGGCACTTGTCTGCCCGCGCCGTGCGCACTTCTTCCTGGCCTTGAGTCCGAGGCTGCCCGATTCTCAAGCATTGTCTCCTCCGGTCTGCTGACGCTGCGGTGAGTTCAAGACGTGGTTTTTTGCCGACGCGTATCTGGCATTCACGGTTTCCAGGCTTGTCTTGTCTGGACACGGACTTGTCAATTCGTGACTTCCGGGAAGTCGCTGCGTCGCGCGACGGCAATGTTCCTTAGCATTGCCTCGCCATAGCGAGATGGCAGGACGATTCAAACAGAGAAAGGTGGAGGAGAGAACGGAATGAAGAAGACGATGATTGGCCTGGCGGCTGCTTGTGCCTGTGGAGCCGCCCAAGCGCAATCCAGCGTGACGTTGTACGGCGTGGTCGACGTGAACGTCGAATATGTCAATCACGTCGGAGCGGTGCCCTCGGCGAGTAATGGCTTCAACCCGGGCCAGGGCGGCAAGGTCATTCGCGAGGACGCTGGTGGATACTCCGGCTCTCGCTGGGGCCTTCGTGGCACGGAAGACCTGGGGGGAGGGCTGAAGTCGATCTTCGTCCTGGAGAGCGGCTTCAATTCCGATGCCGGCACCTCGCAACAGGGTGGCCGCCTGTTTGGCCGCCAGGCCTTCGTTGGTCTTGCTGCGCCATACGGCCAGCTTACCTTTGGCCGTCAGTACACTTCCATGTTCTCTACGCTGGCCAACTTTGTGCCGGCGCGATACGCCACGCAGTATGAGCCCGTTGGCGTGATCGCCGGCGGCAACTTCCGCGAAGACAACACCGCGAAATATACGGGCACGTTCGGGGGCCTCACCGTCAATGCAAACTGGTCGTTCGGCGTGGGGACGACGCTTCCGCAAGTCACCTCGACCGTGCCGGCTGCGGGCGGAAATGGCGAGGTGCCGGGACAGTTCCGTCGCGACTCCGCCTATGGCGCTGGTGCGAGCTATCTTGCCGGGCCTTTCGGGGTGGGCATCGCGTATGACCAGTGGAATCCGACCATCGGAACCGGCAACGGGGCTTTCAAGAAGGCTGCGGTCATGGCCAGCTTTGCTTTCAATGACACCGCAAGGGTAATGGGCGGCTACCGCTGGGGCCAGAACAAGAGCCAGAACGGTACGCTGATTCTGCGCGACGATTTCTACTGGATCGGCGGTCAATACCGCTTGTCTTCCGCAATCGACTTTACGCTCGAGTACGACTATCAGAATGTAAAAAATCTCGGCGGCAACACTGGCCTGGCCAATCCATGGCAGATCGCCCTGATTGCCGACTATGCGTTCTCGAAGCGTACGGACGTTTATCTGACCACGGCCTATTCCAGGAACGGCGGTCTGGCCATGGAATCGGCCGCGAGCAACTTTGCCACCAGCCTGACGCTGAACAGTTACGCCCTGCCGAATGGCAAGACGTCAATGTTCGGCGCTGCCGTGGGTATCCGTCACATTTTCTGAGCCTGACGGGAGCCGGAAGCAGGGCTCGCCCAGCACATACAAGCGCCAGCGCGCTCTGCCGCAGTCCCGGGCAGAGCGCGCTGGCGCTTGTGCCCGGCCTTTTCGCGCTGAGCGAGGCGTGGCATCGACGCCCGGATTGATGCTGCGGACAAGCCACGACACCGGCGCCGGGGTGTCACAAAAGGAAAAGACCAAGACGTGAACGGCAAAGCGGAAAGTTGCGCCAGGCCAGAAGATTCAGTTGTCCTTTGGCGAGCCCGAGCGGCAAGCCGCAGGTGAACAGTCAACTCTGAAAAAAAACAGGAGACGACATGGCGAAAGTCGTGAAGTTTTACGAGACAGGCGGCCCCGATGTCCTTCGCTTTGAGGACATCAGTGTTGGCGAGCCGGGGCCGGGCGAAGTCCGCCTCCGTCACGCGGCCGTAGGCCTGAATTTCGCCGACACTTACTTCCGCAGCGGTACTTACCAGGTTCCGCTGCCCAGCGGCCTTGGCAACGAAGCCGCCGGCGTTATTGAGGCAGTGGGTGCCGGCGTCAAGCATCTGGCAGTTGGCGATCGCGTGACTTATACGGGCTTTACCAACACGCTCGGCGCCTACAGCACTGAGCGGCTGATCTCTGCCGCACCGCTGATCAAGCTGCCGCAGTCAATCAGTTGCGAGGTCGCCGCGGCCATGACGATGCGGGGCTTGTCAGCGGCCTACCTGATGCGCCGCATCTACCCGTTCAAGTCGGGCGACACCATTCTGCTGCACGCCGCGGCGGGTGGTGCCGGGCTGATCATTTCGCAATGGGCCAAGCTGCTTGGGCTGACCGTGATCGGCACGGTATCCACCGATGCCAAGGCCGAAGTGGCGCGTGCGCATGGCTGCGATCACACGATCAATTACAGCCATGAGGACGTAGCGAAGCGCGTGCGGGAACTGACGGATGGCGTGGGCGTGTCCGTGGTGTTCGACAGCGTGGGCAAGGATACCTTCATGTCCTCGCTGGACTCGCTCAAGCGCCGTGGCCTGCTGGTATGCGTGGGTTTCGCCTCCGGCCCGGTCACGGGGTTCGATCCGGCGATCCTGGCCCGCAAAGGCTCGGCATACCTGACTCGCCCCGGCCTGGCGGACTATATCGCCGATCCTGCCGAAAAGGCGGAACTGGTCGACGAGTTGTTCGGCCACGTGGCGGCAAGCCGCATCCGCATCGAGATCAACCAGCGCTATGCGCTGGAGGACGCCGCGCAGGCACATCGGGATCTCGAATCCCGAAAGACCACCGGCTCATCCATTTTCATGATCTGACAGTTTCCCATCTGGTTCGACATTCTCAAGATTCACATCTCAACTGGAGATCCATCAACATGAACTTCCTCGACGGCCACCTGTATCCCGAGAACCAGCAACCGCTGATCATCACCGCCGCTCCCTACGCGCCGGGCTGGATTCCTTCGGACTTCCCGGAAGACATCCCCGTCACCATGGCGGATCAGATCCAGAAGGCGGTGGATTGCTACGAAGCCGGTGCGCGCGTGCTGCATCTGCACGTGCGCGAAGAAGATGGCAAGGGCAGCAAGCGCCTATCCAAGTTCAACGAACTGATCGCCGGGGTGCGCGCCGCCTGCCCGGAAATGGTCATCCAGGTGGGGGGCTCCATCAGCTTCGCGCCCGAAGAAGGGCAGGCCGCCAAATGG from the Cupriavidus sp. WKF15 genome contains:
- a CDS encoding porin, which encodes MKKTMIGLAAACACGAAQAQSSVTLYGVVDVNVEYVNHVGAVPSASNGFNPGQGGKVIREDAGGYSGSRWGLRGTEDLGGGLKSIFVLESGFNSDAGTSQQGGRLFGRQAFVGLAAPYGQLTFGRQYTSMFSTLANFVPARYATQYEPVGVIAGGNFREDNTAKYTGTFGGLTVNANWSFGVGTTLPQVTSTVPAAGGNGEVPGQFRRDSAYGAGASYLAGPFGVGIAYDQWNPTIGTGNGAFKKAAVMASFAFNDTARVMGGYRWGQNKSQNGTLILRDDFYWIGGQYRLSSAIDFTLEYDYQNVKNLGGNTGLANPWQIALIADYAFSKRTDVYLTTAYSRNGGLAMESAASNFATSLTLNSYALPNGKTSMFGAAVGIRHIF
- a CDS encoding quinone oxidoreductase; translation: MAKVVKFYETGGPDVLRFEDISVGEPGPGEVRLRHAAVGLNFADTYFRSGTYQVPLPSGLGNEAAGVIEAVGAGVKHLAVGDRVTYTGFTNTLGAYSTERLISAAPLIKLPQSISCEVAAAMTMRGLSAAYLMRRIYPFKSGDTILLHAAAGGAGLIISQWAKLLGLTVIGTVSTDAKAEVARAHGCDHTINYSHEDVAKRVRELTDGVGVSVVFDSVGKDTFMSSLDSLKRRGLLVCVGFASGPVTGFDPAILARKGSAYLTRPGLADYIADPAEKAELVDELFGHVAASRIRIEINQRYALEDAAQAHRDLESRKTTGSSIFMI